Proteins found in one Zea mays cultivar B73 chromosome 1, Zm-B73-REFERENCE-NAM-5.0, whole genome shotgun sequence genomic segment:
- the LOC103643205 gene encoding transmembrane 9 superfamily member 9, whose product MRAPAMLRWAAAALAALLAASPAAAFYLPGVAPNDFHKKDPLLVKVNKLTSTKTQLPYSYYSLPFCKPNTIVDSAENLGEVLRGDRIENSPYVFEMGEPKMCQIICKAKIDDKQAKELKEKIEDEYRVNMILDNLPLVVPIARQDRGATVYQAGYHVGVKGQYTGNNDEKSFIHNHLAFLVKYHKDETTDLSRIVGFEVKPFSINHQFEGPWNDKNTRLITCDPHASKLVVNSDTPQEVEAGKEIIFTYDVGFEESDIKWASRWDTYLLMIDDQIHWFSIVNSLMIVLFLSGMVAMIMLRTLYRDISRYNQLETEEEAQEETGWKLVHGDVFRPPANSDLLCVCVGTGVQFFGMLLVTMIFAVLGFLSPSNRGGLMTAMLLTWVLMGLFAGYASSRLYKMLKGSEWRSITLRTAFLFPGIAFGIFFILNALIWGEKSSGAVPFTTMFALVLLWFGISVPLVFVGSYLGFKQPAIEAPVKTNKIPRQVPEQAWYMNPAFTILIGGILPFGAVFIELFFILTSIWLHQFYYIFGFLFLVFIILIITCAEITIVLCYFQLCSEDYLWWWRSFLTSGSSAIYLFLYAGFYFFTKLQITKVVSGMLYFGYMLLASFAFCVLTGTIGFYACFCFTRLIYSSVKID is encoded by the exons ATGCGAGCTCCGGCGATGCTCCGCtgggccgcggcggcgctcgcggcGCTCCTCGCCGCCTCACCGGCCGCCGCGTTTTACCTACCCGGCGTGGCGCCCAACGACTTCCATAAG AAAGATCCACTTTTGGTGAAGGTGAATAAGCTGACATCCACGAAGACGCAACTTCCCTACTCATATTACTCTCTTCCTTTCTGTAAACCAAACACGATAGTTGACAGTGCAGAGAATCTTGGAGAAGTTCTGCGTGGTGATCGCATTGAGAACTCTCCTTATGTG TTTGAGATGGGGGAACCCAAGATGTGCCAGATTATCTGCAAAGCAAAAATTGATGATAAACAGGCAAAGGAGCTTAAGGAAAAAATAGAGGATGAGTATCGGGTGAACAT GATTCTTGACAATCTCCCACTAGTTGTTCCTATTGCAAGGCAGGATAGGGGTGCTACTGTTTACCAGGCTGGATATCATGTTGGTGTCAAGGGCCAATACACTGGT AACAATGATGAGAAGTCCTTTATCCACAACCACTTGGCATTTTTAGTAAAATACCATAAGGATGAAACTACAGATCTCTCTAGAATTGTTGGATTTGAGGTCAAACCATTCAG TATCAATCACCAGTTTGAAGGGCCGTGGAATGATAAAAACACTCGTTTAATCACATGTGATCCTCATGCCAGCAAGCTTGTGGTAAACTCAGATACTCCTCAGGAGGTTGAAGCCGGGAAGGAAATCATATTTACCTATGATGTAGGCTTCGAG GAGAGTGATATCAAGTGGGCTTCTCGCTGGGACACCTACTTGTTAATGATAGATGATCAAATTCACTGGTTTTCTATTGTGAACTCTCTCATGATCGTACTCTTCTTATCTGGGATGGTGGCAATGATTATGCTCCGCACCCTTTATAGAGATATCTCTAGGTACAATCAGCTTGAAACTGAAGAAGAAGCCCAAGAGGAGACAGGATGGAAGCTTGTTCATGGAGACGTATTCCGCCCTCCTGCAAACTCCGACTTACTCTGTGTCTGTGTTGGGACTGGTGTTCAGTTCTTCGGTATGCTACTAGTAACCATGATCTTTGCTGTTCTGGGTTTCCTTTCGCCATCAAACCGGGGAGGACTGATGACTGCCATGCTGCTCACTTGGGTCTTGATGGGGTTGTTCGCCGGATATGCTTCTTCACGCCTGTATAAGATGTTGAAAGGATCGGAATGGCGGAGCATCACCCTGAGGACCGCCTTCCTGTTTCCTGGGATTGCTTTCGGTATTTTCTTCATCCTTAATGCTCTAATATGGGGGGAGAAGTCGTCTGGCGCTGTTCCTTTCACCACAATGTTTGCTTTGGTCCTCCTCTGGTTTGGTATCTCGGTTCCTCTTGTATTTGTCGGGAGCTATCTGGGCTTCAAGCAACCTGCCATTGAGGCTCCGGTGAAGACGAACAAGATCCCAAGACAGGTCCCTGAGCAGGCTTGGTACATGAACCCTGCCTTCACCATTCTGATTGGTGGCATACTTCCGTTCGGAGCAGTCTTCATCGAGCTCTTCTTCATCCTGACGTCGATCTGGCTTCACCAGTTCTACTACATCTTTGGCTTCCTGTTCCTGGTgttcattatcctcatcatcacctgTGCGGAGATCACGATCGTGCTGTGCTATTTCCAACTGTGCAGTGAGGACTACCTGTGGTGGTGGAGGTCCTTTCTGACCTCAGGATCATCAGCAATCTACCTCTTCCTGTACGCCGGGTTCTACTTCTTCACTAAGCTACAGATCACTAAGGTTGTGTCAGGCATGCTGTACTTTGGCTACATGCTTCTTGCCTCGTTTGCTTTCTGTGTGCTCACCGGTACGATCGGCTTCTACGCCTGCTTCTGCTTCACAAGATTGATTTATTCATCTGTGAAGATCGACTAG